The stretch of DNA GACTAATCAAAAATCGAAATCCATGAATTTGAGCCAAGGTAGTCCTTGTTTCTTGGCCGCCCTTGAACAGCTTGAGGTGGGCGGTGCGCCACCAATTCCTGCCGCCGTATTCCGGCACAGAAAGAAATTTCTTGAATCCAATGCCATTAGCTTCTCTTCCACCTTTAAACCTACATGCACCATAATGTTACTTTCAAGTTCATGTTAAACTTGTCGTGGGAAAATTAGAAAAGAAATTACCTAAGAAACTATCAAATCTTTCACTTAATATAGAATTACATATACAAAGGAATTTGGTTGAAATGAACACAAGAGTCATCTGACAGTTTTAAAAAATACACtattttgtgttttgtttttaaatataatataatagagTTATTGACTGtaatcttcaaaaaaaaaatttaatttcgtatatttatatttaagatAATctcttttcaaatattattataaagcaaaaatatatattcatatcctttattatttattatagtgatattttaattttaaaaaaaataaggagAAAAAGATCTCATCAATTCTAAAAGTTAATAAATCAAATTACGCACGAAATTAAGTTGATGATACTAACTTTCCAAGGAAAACTGGGAGTAATGGAGCTCGAAGTCGGCCGCGTCGGTGGACGGCAGCAGTGGCCGCCGCCCCTCCTTAACATACAGCAGCAGCACCGCAGAAATCAAGTCCTTGACCGACGACTCGGGCGACATCACCACCTGCACGGGGCCGAGGATCCTCTCTATCGTCACTTTCAACAGCAATTTCGTAGGCTTCGACGGCTTTCCTTTCGACGCCACGTCCTCAAATCTGAGCCCTGTGACTCTTTTTCCATCCAGAATATCCGGCACACTCCTCGGCCTTGACAACACCTCCAACGCCCCTCCGCCACCATCTCTGACGTTAAACGACGGCAACATCTCCGAGACGTACCTCTCCTTCATGTAATATTCTTGACCAGCTCCTTTCCGCTGATTCTTCGGCGACATACTTTTAATGTCAGGGTCCGTAAATGGCGGAGACGTGTCTGCGTAGAGAAACCAGAAAGATAACTGCGAATTGCAGGGTATACTTGTATGGAATAGAAGACGAAACGATGGGATATATATATCTTCGGAAATCTCCAGTGTAATGCCACATGTACATGATTTAGTGAGCAATGCACTGAAAAGACGTGTCCAGTTGTTCTTGCATCCTTTTGTGGGATAGGCTGAGAGGCAGGCGTGTACGTGTTATACGAATCTTCGGTTCAGTTCAAATCATCTTaaagaattattttaattttttcatattttatattttgtagGTACATAGAATTTAACATTAAAAACCTAATATTTAATAACTTTATTATATAAAACTAAttatacaaatatttttttaaaatcctcgtgaattttaatttttttttgcaccCATTGAATTATCTTCCACGATTCCTATAATCGTTGAtatcaaaaatttatattttttttttttataatatactaaaatttcaaaacaaataaacaattataaagATAACGTTCCAATATTGTGTTATATGTATATCGCTGCAAATGCTGAATACTACAGCCAGGTGTTTAAGTAGCTCATCACATTGCCTCAGGGATATAAAGGAGAGGGTGAAGTTTAGGGTGACGTGAATTAATATTTTTCTGATGATCGATTCTGTTAAGCATATTTTTCACTGAAATATTGTGAGAGATATAATCTAGGATTGGTGTTTGTTGTCTTTTCTCTCGAATCTCAGTCTACTTGTAAACATTCTTCAAAGACGACATTTGCAAGACATCATTACAATTTCTGATATACTAATAAAATATGCACATATCTCGTGTATGTGAAATAATAATCATAATCTATAAGAGgaaaatgatattattatttttatttcattaaacggttaattttaagtttaattTAACAAAAATGGAGAACTAATTAAATTTTAGAAGGAAAAATAGTGAAAAAATGAGAGAGATTAGATAAGAGAAAAAAATGAGAATAATTTAGTAAATTGAGATCTAACGTAGAGAAGAGATGAGTCAAACTTTGGAAGTAAAATAGAAGAAATTTTGGTGTGACTTAGACATATCAAAAGTCAGAGGTTGTTTGTCTTATTGGATGAAATGTCGAATAATGTATAATACAGTTATGATAAATCATTATATATAGACCTAATCATTTATAACTATGATATTTTGTAGAACTTGAGTCAAACGTGAGAGACCATGTCTCATACCGTTACGGACAgatgaataaatattttagatacatttttttttttaaaaaaactatattttaaaacaaaCTCAAGAACCTATGAAAGGAATTTCATTATTGAATATTGATTAACCCAGTAATTTGGTCCGGCCCAGGAGGCCGGCTAAGATGATTATGGGCCAATCAAGCTTACAAATAAAAACAGCGCGTAAACTGAAATTGGCCATGCTCCAAGGAATCAAACGCGGTGCCCTAGCTCGCTGTCCCTGTTCCTGTTTCTCTCAGATCCGATCTGCTTCTCCGTTTCATCCGATTTTCTTCTGTTCAATGCTTCATCGTCGATGCCTGGCGGAAGAATAAGGTGCGCGTGTGGATTATTTGTGATACATTATCTATTTGGATTATTACATGAATTTTGCTTCCTATTCGAATTTGTCCTTTTCTACGTTTATTGTGGTTGGTTTCTACCTATTTCATTGTGCAGAAACATCCAAAAATCATCtacaattttcatttttattcgtTGTTTTGTTCCTTTGAGCTACCGAAAGGGATCGCATAGCGGAGTGGATATCGCGTTAGACTCCGGATCTAAAGGTCGTGGGTTCGAATCCCACTGCGATCGCctcctctcttttttttttttgttctaatTTTCACACTGTTCAATGTTATTTCACTCTTttacaaaaaattcaaattttattaaatcacAAATTATGAATCATGTTATCTCTAAAATATTCAAACAAGGGCTTCTCATGCTCATAGTCTGAGTTTATAAATTTCTTAGTTTTAGTTCGGGCTGtttattgaattattttataGTTGACGCCTGATGGGATTGAAAATCCAGAACATTTAAAGGCatcaaattttattataaaaacttgGGTTTTTTAACGGTTTACTCTATTAATTTGGGCTTTTTCACTGTTTACCgtgaataaaataataactagatggatataaattaaaatctacGGTCTTACGTCAATGGTGAGGGCATGATatactttttttttgaaaaaaaatcaacaaGTCAAGCTTTTTAAGATGATGTgacttgatttttaaatttttttttacacgtaaattattaaaaataataattagaaTTGTGGTGATAGAGTTATGAGATGTATAACGATCAGCACAAATCACTCGAACCAATTACCATGCCCTGTTAAATGACGTGATTTTGATCGAATATCAAACATTTGCTTATATAACTTGTGAACGTCTAGAGAACATTTGCTTACATAATTGGTGAACGTCTAGAGAACATTTGCTATCATTATTCTTTacttgtttaaatttttttttgaagtgtATCATTCGTTTGCTTTTATCATTATTCGAATTTATCAAATTTGCGGGATACATCAATCCTGATGATATAGTCACCGTCAACATTAAGCCCCCAAATTATCGCAACATCTTGTAGTGTGATTGTTGTATCGTCAACTCGAATGTGGAAGGTATGAGTTATCGGCGCCATCTTTCCATAAGAGCAGTTATCAAATGATATCGTAAACACAATCACCACAAGATAGGATGTTGTAAAAGCCCATTTCATGTAGACATGACCGAGTACGGTGGTGTATTATACCACTTTTCTACAATTCTCGAATTAAATTATCTGATCTACGCACTCTTAGGGTGTTATCAAAGTTGTTATGTTTAATAAAACtagatatatatatgtttgttgTTAATAAAGAACAGTAGCATCAACTGGTGCAGCATGTAATGACATcctataattaataaaaataataatatattattatctagCACAATATTGTCTAAAAAACAATTACAAcatcaattaacaaaaaaaattataacatacaaacattaacTATAAGTAaaccaatttttaaaaaattaaaaataataaagacactaaaaataatatattcataaTCTACGAGTTttggaaataaaaaattattttaataataaaaatttatttacatatcttgtttgaaatttttataatgaaattttaattatatgaaaaaattcaaaaacaaatattgataatataattaaaatcaaataaaaaattagcTTGACATTATAAATAAAATCGAATAAAGTAATTATTATATCTATTAATATAAACAATAATTTTGAAGAtctacaaaataataataatcacgaacacataataattttaatatatacacataataataaatatttgatcgcgtcaaaacaaaaatattttttgtaataAATATTGGTGTCACGGTCTCACAAatgacatgattttattttattttttaaaaattaatcaatTCACCCTTTTTAAGAGCACGTGACTTGATTAAGTACTaataaaactttaaatttatcataaataattaaattagtcttACATTATTGTAGTTAATATCTACAGAAAACTTGAATGAGTCGGAAAATGcatttttctaaaatatttaaGACATGACTTTTTATTActggttttaaaaaaaactaaaacaagTCACACGTGTTTTTAAAGAAAGACAACTTAACCAAAATATAAATACGAAAACATATTatacttaaaattattattatctaacatataattatacaaaaattataaaaattaataataacaaacaaaatcAAGATATAACATTATTGTAGCTCGTGATTATATCGGAGAGTGTTAGTATCGAACGCTTACCACTAGGCCAAAAGTTATAACTGTTAGTCAAGGCGCAACTTTATTTCATTATACTTGTGGCAGCGCAGAGTGCACATACTTGGATGCTAATGGATCTGACTGGTAGGCTCATGAGTCCGGAGATATGCATGTCTATCTGCCGGTGCTGTCTTATATCTCTTAGATATCAGTCTTACATTTTCCCTACTGTCAGTCATGTCCTCAACAGAGACATTATTATTCGTTAAGATCTGATGTCACTTTTTTACGGTCTATTtagccaaccagatcaagcgGCGCAACGTAAACATCTTGACGCATGAGAAATTTCTAAGAAGTTATCTATCCCAGTACTATTCTCACTCATGCAGATTTAACCCAACAGAgagtatatttttcaaaaatatttaagaattaatttaaaaaacgtgactctttatttttaaacaaaaatctacttgacttttattttttattttaaaataatatttgaaattaaatttggaATAAAAATATACATACAAAAACATATTAAATCTAAAATTATTTATCttcataatatataattatgcaattattataaaacaataataataactggaaaaaaacatataacataCATTTTCTtaacatttttttaatgataatttattataataaatgattttgaaatttttataaaaattaataataatttaaaaatcatgtaataattaaaatcgaaaaaaaaaatttaacctaacacataaaaaaataatctaacataaataataatttcatttataaatttaatatctaacataaataatttatattagtatttaagattgaataaaaatttatctcaaaaacataaaaaaaaacttcaaattaataaaaaattgtcGGAAgtgatgaaaaaataaattcaaaaatttaggAGAACTTATCAATGAAAGATATGAGAGAAATGAACGAAGATAGAAAATGAACTATTCAATTTATAT from Primulina tabacum isolate GXHZ01 chromosome 3, ASM2559414v2, whole genome shotgun sequence encodes:
- the LOC142538800 gene encoding uncharacterized protein At4g22758-like, yielding MSPKNQRKGAGQEYYMKERYVSEMLPSFNVRDGGGGALEVLSRPRSVPDILDGKRVTGLRFEDVASKGKPSKPTKLLLKVTIERILGPVQVVMSPESSVKDLISAVLLLYVKEGRRPLLPSTDAADFELHYSQFSLESLKVEEKLMALDSRNFFLCRNTAAGIGGAPPTSSCSRAAKKQGLPWLKFMDFDF